The Staphylococcus simiae genome includes the window TTTGCCTAACGTTGGTAAATCAACATTATTTAATGCAATCACTAAAGCAGGTGCTTTAGCTGCAAACTATCCTTTCGCAACAATTGATCCAAACGTTGGAATCGTAGAAGTACCAGATACACGTTTGTTGAAATTAGAAGAAATGGTACAACCTAAAAAAACGATACCTACTACATTCGAATTTACAGATATTGCTGGTATTGTTAAAGGTGCATCAAAAGGTGAAGGCCTAGGAAATAAATTCTTATCTCATATAAGAGAAGTCGATGCTATATGTCAAGTTGTTCGTGCATTTGATGATGATAATGTCACACACGTTTCTGGAAGAGTTGATCCAATTGATGATATAGAAGTTATTAATATGGAACTTGTGTTAGCAGATTTAGAATCTGTTGAAAAACGATTGCCACGTATTGAAAAAATGGCACGTCAAAAAGACAAAACAGCTGAAATGGAAGTTCGTATTTTAACTAAAATTAAAGAGGCTCTAGAAAACGGTAAACCTGTTAGAAGTTTAGAGTTTAATGACGAAGACCAAAAATGGGTTAACCAAGCACAATTACTTACATCTAAAAAAATGTTATACATTGCTAATGTTGGAGAAGATGAAATTGGTGATCAAGATAATGATAAAGTAAAAGCAATTCGCGAATACGCTACTAAAGAAGACTCAGAAGTGATTGTTATTAGTGCGAAAATTGAAGAAGAAATTGCTATGTTAGATGAAGAAGATAAAGAAATGTTCTTAGAAGATTTAGGAATCGAGGAACCAGGGTTAGATAGATTGATAAGAACAACATATGAGTTGCTAGGCTTATCAACGTATTTCACTGCTGGCGTACAAGAAGTACGTGCTTGGACGTTTAAACAAGGTATGACAGCACCACAATGCGCTGGTATCATTCATACTGACTTTGAACGTGGCTTTATCAGAGCAGAAGTCACAAGTTATGATGACTATGTACAATATGGTGGCGAAAATGGGGCTAAAGAAGCGGGTAGACAACGTTTAGAAGGTAAAGACTATATTATGCAAGATGGTGACATTGTTCACTTTAGATTTAATGTATAATAATTGACTTATTTTGCGAGGTGAACTTTTAATGTTCGCCTTTTTTTATGTCATTGTGAGCTAGCAATCATATTTAGTTATAACTAGTTATGTACGGATACGTTTAACTTAAAAGAAAGGTATGATATGACTTGCTTTTATAATATCTTGAGTACTAAAGAATTGTTTACCTTCACCAGTATAGGCTGGTTGCAGAATTAAATTAGCTTTAGCAGAGTATAGCCATTCAGGATTAATACCACTATTTAAAATATCTTGAAATTCTTGAAAGTCTTTATTCCAGTCCAAATTTAATTTCATTACTAACACCTCACTTCAATTATAGAACGTATGTTCGTATCTGTAAAGTTAATATTTAATTTAACTTAGCAATATATAAGTAAATAAAGATGTAATAATTATACATAGTTAATTCAATTTTCATTGTAAAAAGTAATAGCTCATGATATAATTCTAAATTGTGAGTAATGAAAATTATTCCTTGCTTATCTATTTTCTGATAAGCCGTATAGACCACAAGGAGGTGCAAATATAAAATGAGAACATATGAAATTATGTACATCGTACGCCCAAACATTGAAGAAGATGCTAGAAAAGCGTTAGTTGAACGTTTTAACGGTATCTTAGCTTCAGAAGGATCAGAAGTTTTAGAAGAAAAAGACTGGGGTAAACGTCGCCTAGCTTATGAAATCAATGACTTCAGTGATGGATTCTACAATATCGTACGTATTAAAACTGATAATAACAAAGCTACTGACGAATTCCAACGTTTAGCTAAAATCAATGACGATATCATTCGTTATATGGTTATTCGTGAAGACCAAGATAAGTAATAATTAGATGGGGGCGTTTAAATGCTAAATAGAGTTGTATTAGTAGGTCGTTTAACGAAAGATCCGGAATACAGAACCACTCCCTCAGGTGTGAGTGTAGCGACATTCACTCTTGCAGTCAATCGTACTTTTACGAATGCACAAGGTGAACGTGAAGCTGATTTCATTAACTGTGTTGTTTTTAGAAGACAAGCAGATAATGTTAATAACTATCTATCAAAAGGCAGCTTAGCTGGTGTAGATGGTCGCTTACAATCTCGTAATTATGAAAATCAAGAAGGTCGTCGTGTGTTTGTTACTGAAGTTGTGTGTGATAGTGTTCAATTCCTTGAACCTAAAAATGCTCAACATAATGGTGGCCAACGTCAACAAAATGAATTCCAAGACTACGGTCAAGGATTTGGTGGTCAACAATCAGGACAAAACAATTCGAACAATAACGCATCTAACACTAAACAATCCGATAATCCATTTGCTAATGCTAATGGACCTATCGATATTAGTGATGATGACTTACCATTCTAATTAAAATAATCGAAAACACATAAAATAATATTCAAAGGAGGCAGTTAACTATGGCAGGTGGACCAAGAAGAGGCGGACGTCGTCGTAAAAAAGTATGCTATTTCACAGCAAATGGTATTACACATATCGACTATAAAGACACTGAATTATTGAAACGTTTTATCTCAGAACGCGGTAAAATTTTACCACGTCGTGTAACTGGCACTTCAGCTAAATATCAACGTATGTTGACTATAGCTATTAAACGTGCTCGTCATATGGCTTTATTACCATATGTAAAAGAAGAACAATAAGATATTGTTTAACTTTAAACCCCGTAAGCTCAAGGCTTATGGGGTTATTTTTGTGTTTTAAAAGCCAAGTCAATTATAAAATCTTATGCAGTTTATTATGAATTAATAAACTGTAAACTTTTAGAGCTAGTTAGATTTATAATCTTTACTAGCTCTTATGCAATTGTTGCGCTAGCAAGCAATTGTAATCATTAATGTTAGATTTATAATCTTTACTAGCTCTTATGCAATTGTTGCGCTAGCAAGCAATTGTAATCATTAATGTTAGATTTATAATCTTTAGTAGTATTTGCCCAACCTGCATTGCATGAAAAAACTGGAAACCAGTTTTTCTGTGTTGGGTCCCTATGTAGTTGTACTTATAGTGCAACTGTAATCTTTTTATAAATTTTTTTATGATGGGTCCCTGCATTGCTCGTTGAAAATGTTTTGCAGTTTCTTTATGTTAGCTTCCTATGAGTGTCGACTGTAATCCTTAAAAGATGTTGATGGCAGTTGGCATCTATGTTGGCTAGGCTGACTAAAATCACTAAATGTTGTTTTATATGCGTCAAATAGTCCAGA containing:
- the rpsF gene encoding 30S ribosomal protein S6; the protein is MRTYEIMYIVRPNIEEDARKALVERFNGILASEGSEVLEEKDWGKRRLAYEINDFSDGFYNIVRIKTDNNKATDEFQRLAKINDDIIRYMVIREDQDK
- the ssb gene encoding single-stranded DNA-binding protein, giving the protein MLNRVVLVGRLTKDPEYRTTPSGVSVATFTLAVNRTFTNAQGEREADFINCVVFRRQADNVNNYLSKGSLAGVDGRLQSRNYENQEGRRVFVTEVVCDSVQFLEPKNAQHNGGQRQQNEFQDYGQGFGGQQSGQNNSNNNASNTKQSDNPFANANGPIDISDDDLPF
- the rpsR gene encoding 30S ribosomal protein S18, which encodes MAGGPRRGGRRRKKVCYFTANGITHIDYKDTELLKRFISERGKILPRRVTGTSAKYQRMLTIAIKRARHMALLPYVKEEQ
- the ychF gene encoding redox-regulated ATPase YchF, whose translation is MALTAGIVGLPNVGKSTLFNAITKAGALAANYPFATIDPNVGIVEVPDTRLLKLEEMVQPKKTIPTTFEFTDIAGIVKGASKGEGLGNKFLSHIREVDAICQVVRAFDDDNVTHVSGRVDPIDDIEVINMELVLADLESVEKRLPRIEKMARQKDKTAEMEVRILTKIKEALENGKPVRSLEFNDEDQKWVNQAQLLTSKKMLYIANVGEDEIGDQDNDKVKAIREYATKEDSEVIVISAKIEEEIAMLDEEDKEMFLEDLGIEEPGLDRLIRTTYELLGLSTYFTAGVQEVRAWTFKQGMTAPQCAGIIHTDFERGFIRAEVTSYDDYVQYGGENGAKEAGRQRLEGKDYIMQDGDIVHFRFNV